In a single window of the Hippoglossus hippoglossus isolate fHipHip1 chromosome 7, fHipHip1.pri, whole genome shotgun sequence genome:
- the agmat gene encoding agmatinase, mitochondrial: MSSLWRNLKAARPLLSPHLSGLSSARPRPAAAPQAPCVNPRRGFSEKRFNVPPSAEFVARVSGIPTMAKLPFQETADGLDAAFVGVPIDTGTSNRPGARFGPRHIRVESAMLRSYNSGTRAAPYESLMVADIGDVNVNVYDLKDTCKRIREAYRKILATGCIPLTMGGDHTIAYPILQAVAERHGPVGLVHVDAHADTSDVVLGEKIGHGTPFRRCVEEGLLDCKRVVQIGLRGSGYSADSYEWSRAQGFRVVQAEECWFKSLEPLMAEVRAQIASGPVYLSFDIDALDPGFAPGTGTPEIAGLTPIQGVEIIRGCRGLNLVGCDLVEVSPPYDTTGNTALTGANLLFEMLCVLPKVIYH, translated from the exons ATGTCTTCACTGTGGAGGAACCTGAAGGCAGCTCGCCCTCTCCTTTCCCCTCATCTCTCGGGCCTCTCCTCCGCGCGTCCGCGTCCTGCAGCCGCTCCCCAGGCTCCGTGCGTCAATCCCCGCAGAGGGTTCTCCGAGAAACGCTTCAATGTTCCGCCCAGCGCCGAGTTCGTGGCGCGGGTGTCGGGGATCCCCACCATGGCCAAGCTCCCCTTCCAGGAGACGGCGGACGGGCTGGACGCGGCGTTTGTCGGAGTCCCGATCGACACCGGGACCTCGAACCGGCCCGGAGCCAG GTTCGGTCCCCGTCACATCCGGGTGGAGTCGGCCATGCTGAGGTCGTACAACAGTGGCACCAGGGCGGCGCCTTACGAGTCCCTGATGGTGGCCGACATCGGGGACGTCAACGTGAATGTGTACGACTTGAAGGACACCTGCAAACGCATCAGGGAGGCGTACAGGAAGATCCTGGCCACCGGCTGTATCCCTCTGACGATGG gtggcGATCACACAATTGCATATCCAATCCTGCAAGCTGTCGCTGAGAG GCACGGCCCGGTGGGTCTGGTCCATGTGGACGCTCATGCTGACACCAGTGACGTGGTCCTGGGGGAGAAGATTGGACACGGGACTCCATTCAGACGCTGTGTGGAGGAAGGGCTACTGGACTGTAAGAGAGTGGTGCAGATCGGCCTGCGGGGTTCAGGCTACTCTGCCGACTCGTACGAGTGGAGCCGGGCGCAG GGTTTCCGTGTCGTCCAAGCAGAAGAGTGCTGGTTCAAATCTCTGGAACCCCTGATGGCTGAGGTCCGGGCTCAGATTGCCAGCGGCCCAGTGTACCTCAGTTTCGACATCGATGCTCTTGACCCGGGCTTCGCCCCTGGAACAGGAACACCGGAGATAGCAGGGCTCACTCCCATCCAG GGAGTTGAGATTATCCGAGGCTGTCGTGGTCTCAATCTTGTCGGATGTGATCTGGTGGAGGTGTCGCCACCTTATGACACCACAG GGAACACTGCGCTGACTGGTGCCAACCTCCTCTTTGAAATGTTGTGCGTCCTCCCAAAAGTTATATATCACTGA
- the LOC117764343 gene encoding tubulin alpha chain, whose translation MRECISIHVGQAGVQIGNACWELYCLEHGIQPDGQMPSDKAIGGGDDSFNTFFSETGAGKHVPRAVFVDLEPTVIDEVRTGTYRQLFHPEQLITGKEDAANNYARGHYTIGKEIIDIVLDRIRKLADQCTGLQGFLVFHSFGGGTGSGFTSLLMERLSVDYGKKSKLEFSIYPAPQVSTAVVEPYNAILTTHTTLEHSDCAFMVDNEAIYDICRRNLDIERPTYTNLNRLISQIVSSITASLRFDGALNVDLTEFQTNLVPYPRIHFPLATYAPVISAEKAYHEQLSVSEITNSCFEPANQMVKCDPRHGKYMACCLLYRGDVVPKDVNAAIATIKTKRSIQFVDWCPTGFKVGINYQPPTVVPGGDLAKVQRAVCMLSNTTAIAEAWARLDHKFDLMYAKRAFVHWYVGEGMEEGEFSEAREDMAALEKDYEEVGVDSIEGEGEEEGEEY comes from the exons ATG CGTGAGTGTATCTCGATCCACGTCGGTCAGGCCGGCGTGCAGATTGGCAATGCCTGCTGGGAGCTTTACTGCCTGGAACACGGGATCCAGCCCGATGGACAGATGCCCAGTGACAAAGCCATCGGAGGAGGAGACGACTCCTTCAACACCTTCTTCAGTGAGACCGGAGCTGGAAAACACGTCCCCAGAGCCGTCTTCGTCGACCTGGAGCCCACTGTCATCG ATGAGGTTCGCACTGGAACCTACCGCCAACTGTTCCACCCTGAGCAGCTGATCACTGGGAAGGAAGATGCTGCCAACAACTACGCCCGCGGACACTACACCATCGGCAAAGAGATCATTGACATTGTGCTGGACAGGATCCGCAAACTG GCCGACCAGTGCACTGGTCTTCAGGGCTTCCTCGTCTTCCACAGCTTCGGAGGTGGCACCGGCTCTGGCTTCACCTCCCTGCTGATGGAGCGTCTGTCCGTCGACTACGGCAAGAAGTCCAAACTGGAGTTCTCCATCTACCCAGCCCCCCAGGTGTCCACCGCTGTGGTGGAGCCCTACAACGCCATCCTGACCACCCACACCACCCTGGAGCACTCCGACTGTGCCTTCATGGTAGATAACGAGGCCATCTACGATATCTGCCGCAGGAACCTGGACATCGAGCGTCCCACCTACACCAACCTGAACAGGCTGATCAGTCAGATTGTGTCCTCCATCACTGCTTCCCTCCGTTTCGATGGCGCCCTCAACGTGGATCTGACCGAGTTCCAGACCAACTTGGTGCCGTATCCCCGTATCCACTTCCCTCTGGCCACCTACGCTCCTGTCATCTCTGCAGAGAAGGCGTACCACGAGCAGCTCTCCGTGTCTGAGATCACAAACTCCTGCTTCGAGCCGGCCAATCAGATGGTGAAATGTGATCCTCGCCACGGTAAGTACATGGCCTGCTGCCTCCTGTACCGTGGAGACGTGGTGCCCAAAGATGTCAACGCAGCCATCGCCACCATCAAGACCAAACGCTCCATCCAGTTTGTGGACTGGTGCCCCACTGGATTCAAGGTCGGCATCAACTACCAGCCGCCCACTGTGGTTCCTGGTGGAGACCTGGCCAAGGTCCAGAGGGCCGTGTGCATGCTGAGCAACACCACCGCCATCGCTGAGGCCTGGGCTCGGCTCGACCACAAGTTTGATCTGATGTACGCTAAGAGGGCCTTCGTTCACTGGTATGTGGGTGAGGgtatggaggagggagagttctCCGAGGCCAGGGAGGACATGGCAGCTCTGGAGAAAGATTACGAGGAGGTCGGAGTCGACTCCATCGAGggtgagggagaagaggaaggagaggaataTTAA
- the pink1 gene encoding serine/threonine-protein kinase PINK1, mitochondrial isoform X1: MSVKHALLRGLALGRSVFQRGLLKPAVRVAAKLRGDRVGPAALTAQPRSFLPARYRYYRSSLRGLAAQLQAAAFRRRLIGGFPRNRAVFLAFGLGVGLIEQQLEEDRTSAATCQEIQAVFRKKRFQTPTKPFTSGYKLEDYIIGKQVGKGSNAAVYEAAAQFAKESDGQRSLLQLREDEEEEEGEKGRSLTCCSLTNFPLAIKMMWNFGASSSSEDILKSMSQELVPAGPLALRQEKEQITLDGDFGVLPKRVSAHPNVITVYRAFTAEVPLLPGALEEYPAVLPPRLNPAGLGNDCTLFLVMKNYPRTLRQYLEVSTPGRRQGALMVLQLLEGVDHLCRQGVAHRDLKSDNVLLELDSAGCPRLVITDFGCCLAQTDSSLQLPFKGPGVSRGGNPSLMAPEVITAVHGSDVVIDYSKADAWAVGAISYEIFGQRNPFYRAVGLESRSYEEKQLPPLPSGVPVAVQLVIRLLLRRNPSKRPSARVAADMLHLSLWGREVLADQDSAGMRGLVDWLLCQSAVVLLRGCRGPSGKSVEAELQRSFLSNLELEDLRTAVGFLLYGQRPAVILSA; the protein is encoded by the exons ATGTCGGTGAAACACGCCCTGCTCCGGGGGCTGGCGCTCGGCCGGTCGGTCTTCCAGCGGGGTCTCCTCAAACCCGCGGTCCGAGTCGCAGCGAAGCTCCGGGGGGACCGCGTAGGCCCCGCGGCCCTCACCGCCCAGCCTCGGTCTTTCCTGCCGGCTCGGTACCGCTACTACCGCAGCTCCCTGCGGGGCCTGGCCGCCCAGCTCCAGGCCGCCGCCTTCAGGAGGAGGCTCATCGGCGGCTTCCCGAGAAACAGGGCCGTGTTCTTGGCGTTCGGTCTCGGCGTGGGACTCAtcgagcagcagctggaggaggacaggaCGTCTGCGGCGACATGTCAGGAGATCCAG GCCGTgttcagaaagaaaagatttCAGACGCCAACCAAGCCGTTCACCTCTGGATATAAACTGGAGGACTACATTATTGGGAAGCAGGTTGGGAAAGGCTCCAATGCGGCTGTGTACGAGGCTGCGGCTCAGTTTGCGAAGGAGAGTGACGGCCAGCgctcgctgctgcagctgagagaagatgaggaggaggaggaaggagagaaaggtcGTTCTCTGACATGCTGCTCACTCACAAACTTCCCTCTGGCTATCAAGATGATGTGGAACTTTGGG GCAAGTTCATCGAGCGAGGATATATTAAAGTCCATGTCCCAGGAGCTGGTGCCTGCCGGCCCCCTGGCCTTAAGGCAGGAGAAAGAACAAATCACTCTGGATGG GGACTTTGGAGTTCTGCCTAAAAGAGTGTCGGCACATCCTAACGTGATCACAGTGTACCGGGCTTTCACAGCAGAGGTTCCATTGCTACCAGGAGCCCTGGAAGAGTATCCAGCTGTGCTGCCACCCAGGCTGAACCCGGCCGGTCTGGGCAACGATTGCACTCTCTTCCTGGTCATGAAGAA CTATCCGCGCACGCTGCGACAGTACCTGGAAGTGTCCACGCCAGGCCGCAGGCAGGGCGCTCTGatggtgctgcagctgctcgaGGGGGTCGACCATCTGTGCAGACAGGGCGTCGCTCACAGGGACCTCAAGTCAGACAACGTCCTGTTGGAACTCGACTCAG CAGGCTGCCCTCGTCTAGTGATCACTGATTTTGGCTGCTGCCTGGCCCAGACGGACTCCAGTCTGCAGTTGCCCTTCAAAGGTCCGGGGGTCAGCAGAGGAGGGAATCCTTCGCTCATGGCGCCTGAG GTGATCACTGCAGTTCACGGATCTGATGTGGTGATTGACTACAGCAAAGCAGATGCGTGGGCCGTGGGCGCCATCTCCTACGAGATATTCGGCCAGCGCAACCCGTTCTATCGAGCAGTGGGACTGGAGAGCAGGAGCTACGAGGAGAAGCAGCTTCCTCCGCTGCCCTCTGGTGTTCCAGTCGCTGTGCAGTTAGTGATCCGTTTACTCCTCAGGAGGAACCCGAGCAAG cgcCCGAGCGCCCGTGTCGCAGCCGACATGCTACATCTCAGCCTCTGGGGGCGGGAGGTCCTGGCTGATCAGGACAGTGCAGGCATGAGGGGGTTGGTTGATTGGCTGCTGTGCCAGTCTGCTGTGGTTCTcctgaggggctgcagaggaCCCAGTGGGAAGAGCGTGGAGGCGGAGCTTCAGAGGAGCTTCCTGTCTAACCTGGAGCTGGAGGACCTGCGCACTGCTGTGGGCTTCCTGCTGTACGGACAGCGTCCGGCCGTGATACTGTCTGCATAG
- the pink1 gene encoding serine/threonine-protein kinase PINK1, mitochondrial isoform X2 — MSVKHALLRGLALGRSVFQRGLLKPAVRVAAKLRGDRVGPAALTAQPRSFLPARYRYYRSSLRGLAAQLQAAAFRRRLIGGFPRNRAVFLAFGLGVGLIEQQLEEDRTSAATCQEIQAVFRKKRFQTPTKPFTSGYKLEDYIIGKQVGKGSNAAVYEAAAQFAKESDGQRSLLQLREDEEEEEGEKGRSLTCCSLTNFPLAIKMMWNFGASSSSEDILKSMSQELVPAGPLALRQEKEQITLDGDFGVLPKRVSAHPNVITVYRAFTAEVPLLPGALEEYPAVLPPRLNPAGLGNDCTLFLVMKNYPRTLRQYLEVSTPGRRQGALMVLQLLEGVDHLCRQGVAHRDLKSDNVLLELDSGCPRLVITDFGCCLAQTDSSLQLPFKGPGVSRGGNPSLMAPEVITAVHGSDVVIDYSKADAWAVGAISYEIFGQRNPFYRAVGLESRSYEEKQLPPLPSGVPVAVQLVIRLLLRRNPSKRPSARVAADMLHLSLWGREVLADQDSAGMRGLVDWLLCQSAVVLLRGCRGPSGKSVEAELQRSFLSNLELEDLRTAVGFLLYGQRPAVILSA, encoded by the exons ATGTCGGTGAAACACGCCCTGCTCCGGGGGCTGGCGCTCGGCCGGTCGGTCTTCCAGCGGGGTCTCCTCAAACCCGCGGTCCGAGTCGCAGCGAAGCTCCGGGGGGACCGCGTAGGCCCCGCGGCCCTCACCGCCCAGCCTCGGTCTTTCCTGCCGGCTCGGTACCGCTACTACCGCAGCTCCCTGCGGGGCCTGGCCGCCCAGCTCCAGGCCGCCGCCTTCAGGAGGAGGCTCATCGGCGGCTTCCCGAGAAACAGGGCCGTGTTCTTGGCGTTCGGTCTCGGCGTGGGACTCAtcgagcagcagctggaggaggacaggaCGTCTGCGGCGACATGTCAGGAGATCCAG GCCGTgttcagaaagaaaagatttCAGACGCCAACCAAGCCGTTCACCTCTGGATATAAACTGGAGGACTACATTATTGGGAAGCAGGTTGGGAAAGGCTCCAATGCGGCTGTGTACGAGGCTGCGGCTCAGTTTGCGAAGGAGAGTGACGGCCAGCgctcgctgctgcagctgagagaagatgaggaggaggaggaaggagagaaaggtcGTTCTCTGACATGCTGCTCACTCACAAACTTCCCTCTGGCTATCAAGATGATGTGGAACTTTGGG GCAAGTTCATCGAGCGAGGATATATTAAAGTCCATGTCCCAGGAGCTGGTGCCTGCCGGCCCCCTGGCCTTAAGGCAGGAGAAAGAACAAATCACTCTGGATGG GGACTTTGGAGTTCTGCCTAAAAGAGTGTCGGCACATCCTAACGTGATCACAGTGTACCGGGCTTTCACAGCAGAGGTTCCATTGCTACCAGGAGCCCTGGAAGAGTATCCAGCTGTGCTGCCACCCAGGCTGAACCCGGCCGGTCTGGGCAACGATTGCACTCTCTTCCTGGTCATGAAGAA CTATCCGCGCACGCTGCGACAGTACCTGGAAGTGTCCACGCCAGGCCGCAGGCAGGGCGCTCTGatggtgctgcagctgctcgaGGGGGTCGACCATCTGTGCAGACAGGGCGTCGCTCACAGGGACCTCAAGTCAGACAACGTCCTGTTGGAACTCGACTCAG GCTGCCCTCGTCTAGTGATCACTGATTTTGGCTGCTGCCTGGCCCAGACGGACTCCAGTCTGCAGTTGCCCTTCAAAGGTCCGGGGGTCAGCAGAGGAGGGAATCCTTCGCTCATGGCGCCTGAG GTGATCACTGCAGTTCACGGATCTGATGTGGTGATTGACTACAGCAAAGCAGATGCGTGGGCCGTGGGCGCCATCTCCTACGAGATATTCGGCCAGCGCAACCCGTTCTATCGAGCAGTGGGACTGGAGAGCAGGAGCTACGAGGAGAAGCAGCTTCCTCCGCTGCCCTCTGGTGTTCCAGTCGCTGTGCAGTTAGTGATCCGTTTACTCCTCAGGAGGAACCCGAGCAAG cgcCCGAGCGCCCGTGTCGCAGCCGACATGCTACATCTCAGCCTCTGGGGGCGGGAGGTCCTGGCTGATCAGGACAGTGCAGGCATGAGGGGGTTGGTTGATTGGCTGCTGTGCCAGTCTGCTGTGGTTCTcctgaggggctgcagaggaCCCAGTGGGAAGAGCGTGGAGGCGGAGCTTCAGAGGAGCTTCCTGTCTAACCTGGAGCTGGAGGACCTGCGCACTGCTGTGGGCTTCCTGCTGTACGGACAGCGTCCGGCCGTGATACTGTCTGCATAG
- the LOC117764519 gene encoding trypsin-3: MSKNMGSLRRSILLLLLTFSVSEAARIIGGQEVKKFSIKYQASLQTERRRHYCGGTLVHAQWVVTAAHCWRPADRMRVVLSEHNLNIDEGSEQVFEVEKLFFHLYNSRTFDNDILLLKLKQPAQINSYVQPAELPDDTTHPTVCTVSGWGVIQRYSRVLSPVLRAVDVTVFEYCWYYYYWSRLTPNMLCAGSYRGGKDSCQGDSGGPLICDGKFVGIVSWGISCAISYYPGVYTKVSNYVQWIEDTIKNNTP; encoded by the exons ATGAGTAAAAATATGGGTTCCCTGCGAAGGTCTATTCTGCTGTTGCTTCTGACTTTCTCAGTGTCAG AGGCGGCGAGGATCATCGGGGGTCAAGAGGTCAAAAAGTTCTCCATCAAATATCAGGCGTCGCTGCAGACCGAGCGGAGGAGACACTACTGTGGAGGAACACTGGTGCACGCTCAGTGGGTGGTGACTGCTGCCCACTGCTGGAGACC GGCTGATCGGATGAGGGTGGTGTTGAGTGAACACAACCTGAATATTGACGAAGGATCAGAACAAGTCTTCGAGGTGGAAAAGTTATTCTTCCACTTATACAACAGCCGAACCTTCGACAACGACATCCTGCTCCTTAAG CTAAAACAGCCCGCACAGATCAACAGCTACGTCCAGCCCGCTGAACTCCCAGATGACACAACCCATCCCACTGTGTGTACGGTGAGCGGCTGGGGTGTGATACAGAGGTACAGCCGTGTGCTCTCCCCCGTGCTGCGTGCTGTGGATGTAACAGTGTTCGAATACTGCTGGTATTATTACTACTGGTCCAGGCTCACCCCAAACATGCTGTGTGCTGGAAGTTACAGGGGTGGCAAAGATTCCTGCCAG GGTGACTCCGGTGGTCCTCTCATTTGCGATGGCAAATTCGTGGGCATTGTCTCCTGGGGAATCAGCTGTGCAATTTCATACTACCCCGGGGTTTACACCAAAGTGAGCAACTACGTCCAGTGGATCGAAGACAcaatcaaaaacaacacaccatAA